The Oceanidesulfovibrio indonesiensis genomic sequence GTGTTCATGCACTGCTCCGGCTTCAAGTCGGCAGAAAACATGGGCAACTATTTCGGCCGCATGTACCAGGCACGCTACCTGAGCGGCATGGTGGCCGGCGCCATGACCAAGTCCAACATCCTGGGCTACGTGGCCGCTTTCCCCATTCCCGAGGTCATTCGCGGCATCAACGCCTTTACTCTGGGCGTGCGTGAAATGAACCCCGACGCCCAGGTCCGCGTGGTCTGGACCAAGACCTGGTACGATCCGGCTCGTGAAAAGGATGCCGGCAAGAGCCTTCTCGACGTGGGCGCGGACGTCATCGCCCAGCACCAGGATTCCCCTGGCCCGCAGGAGGCCGCCCAGGAAGTTGGCGCCTACAGCGTGGGCTACAACACCGACATGAGCGGGTTCGCCCCCAAGGCGCACCTGACTGCTCCCATCTGGAACTGGAGCGTGCTCTACAAGGATATCGTCACCCAGGTGCAGGAAGGGACCTGGAAGAGCGAGTCCCTGTGGTGGGGCATGGATAAGGGCATCGTGGACCTGGCTCCCTACGGCCCCATGGTCCCCGAGGACGTGAAGGCCAAGGTGGACGAAGCCAAGGAAGCCATCATCGCCGGCGATCTCGTGGTCTTCTCCGGTCCGGTCAAGGATCAGAAGGGCAACGTGAAAATCGCAGAAGGCGAAGTCCCCGCGGACGAGGACCTGCTCGGCATGACCTGGTTCGTGGAAGGCGTTGTCGGCACTGTCGAGTAACGCCGACGATATTGTGATCGACTCACGGCGGGAGACCGGCTCATCGGCCTCCCGCCGTTTTCATACATGACGCGTCGACGTCGGGTGTGTAGGATGGCGGAGCCCGACGTTTTTCAACTGGCCGTTGAACAGACTGCTGGACTCGCAAATCAACCGAAGGCCCGGATCGAATGCTCGGCTTCAAACCTGTCAGACGGCGCGACCCCTTGCCCTGGGGCTCGTTTCTGGTGTTCGCGGGAGCCCTGGCGCTGTGTCTCGCCATCAGCGAGTTGCTGCTCGTGCTTCAAGGGAAGCCCCTGTTCCAGGGACTCTACCTTCTCTGGGACGGTGGGTTTGCGCACGGCTACTCGCTGGAAGACACGGTCATCAAGGCCATGCCCATCTATCTGTGCGCGCTGGGCGTGGCGGTTTCCTTCCGCATGCAGATATGGAACATCGGCGCCGAAGGCCAGTTCGCCATGGGCGCTATCGGGGCCACCTGGGCCGCTCTCAATTTTTCCGGTCTGCCGGCCTGGATGCTTCTGCCGCTCATGCTATGCGGCGCCGCGCTCACGGGCGGTTTGTGGGCCTTGTTCCCGGCCTTGTTGCGAGTTCGCTACGGGGTGAACGAGATCATCGTCACACTCATGGGCAACTACATCGCGATCCTCGTTCTGGATTACCTCGTGTACGGCCCGTGGAAGGACCCGGTCAGCTTCGGTTTCCCCATGACGCCCGAATTCACGGATGCGGCCATCATCGGTTTGTTGCCCGGCACGCGCATCCACTGGGGCATCGCGATCTGTCTCGGCGTCAGTTTCCTGCTCTGGGTTTTTCTGCGCCGCACCCGGCTCGGATACGAGCTCAAGGCCAGCGGCGAAGGGGTGAAGCCCGCGCTGTACGCGCACATGCCCTATGCCGGGCTGGTGATGCTGGTAATGACGCTGTGCGGCGTCCTGGCCGGCTGGGCCGGCGCCATGGAAGCCTCAGCCACGGTGAACCGGCTGCAACCGTCCATCATGGTGGGCTACGGCTACACAGCTGTGGTGGTGGCATGGCTCGCGCGGCTGCGCATCAGTTCCATCGCATTTTACTCCTTCCTTCTCGCGGGACTGCGCGTGGGCGTGGAGAACCTCCAGCTGGAGCTGCAGGTGCCTGCTGCGTTCGGCGGCATTCTGGAAGGCTCGCTGCTGCTCACCGTGCTCGCCGGCCAGTTCTTTGAAAAATACAAGCTCGTTCCGGCCAGGGGAGGTAAGAACGCATGAGCATGGTGAGCCAACTTCTTGAAGCCACCATCCAGGCCGGCACGCCGATCCTCTACGCCACGCTGGGCGAGATCGTGGCGGAACGCTCCGGCGTACTCAACCTGGGCGTGGAAGGCATGATGATCGTGGGGGCGCTGGCCGGATTCGCAGTCAGCTACACCACGGGCAATCCCTGGCTGGGGGTGTTTGCGGCCGGGTTGGCCGGCATGCTGCTCGCTTCGGTCCACGGCACGGTCTGTCTCGTGTTTCAGGGCAATCAGGTGGTCTCCGGCCTGGCGCTGACGATTTTCGGCGTGGGCCTGGCCAACTTCCTGGGCGCGCCGCTCGTAGGCGTGACCACCGCCGGCTTTTCCAACGCTCCCATTCCGATCCTCGAATCCATTCCTGTGCTCGGCCGAGCACTCTTTTCACACGATGTGCTCGTGTACATTTCCTTTGCTCTGCCGCTGCTGTTGTGGCTGTTCCTGGAGCGCACCAGTCTGGGGTTGTCGCTGCGCTCCGCCGGGCAGAATCCCGAGGCCTCGGCTGCCGTGGGGCTGAACCCCGTGGCCATGCGCTGGCTCGGCACGCTCACGGGTGGGTTCCTGGCAGGCGTCGGCGGGGCGTATCTTTCCCTTGCCGCCACCCACATGTGGACAAACTCCATGACCGCCGGCCGAGGCTGGATCGCCGTGGCGCTGGTGATCTTCGCGTTCTGGCGTCCGGGCCGGGCCATCTTCGGCGCCTACCTCTTCGGCGCGGCCATGAGCCTGCAACTGCGCCTCCAGGCAATGGGCGCCAATGTGCCTTCGTCGTTCCTGCACATGCTGCCGTACGCGCTCACGGTGCTCGTGCTTGTCGTTTCGGGAGTGCGGGGCCGCGGCCGTGCCGCGCCGGCGGCCCTGGGCGTCAACATAGAGCCTTCCGAGTAAATCCATGATGCCCGAGCCTGTTGCAAACACGCTGAAGAACGCCGGCGCCGAGCCGCCCCTTGTCCACCTGGAGAACATCTCCAAGTCATTCGGCAAGGTGCACGCCAACAAGGACATCACCCTGGACATCCGGCCGGGCCGCATCCTCGCGCTTCTCGGGGAGAACGGGGCCGGCAAGTCCACGCTCATGTCCATCCTGGCGGGCAAGCTCCATCCGGACTCCGGCCGCATCCTGGTGAACGGCCGACCCGCCACGTTCGATTCCCCAGGCGCGGCCATTCGCGCGGGCATCGGTATGGTCTACCAGCACTTCATGCTCGTGGACGCCATGACCGTGGCGCAGAACGTGCTGCTGGGGCAGTCGGACAAGTTCTTTCTCTCGCCCAAGAAAATGAACGAGCAGGTGGGCGCGCTGGCCAAAGAGTACGGACTGGCCGTGAACCCCTCGGCAAGGGTGGCGAACCTCTCCATGGGCGAGCGCCAGCGGGTGGAGATTCTGAGGCTCCTGCACCGCAAGAGCGAAGTCCTCATTTTCGACGAACCCACCACCGTGCTCACCCCGGCCGAGTCCGACCAGCTCTTCGAGGCGCTTCGCTCCATGTCCGCTTTGGGCAAGGCCGTGGTCTTCATCAGCCATAAGCTGCCAGAGGTGTTGGCCATTGCCGACGAGATAGCCATTCTCAGGCGCGGCGAGATCGTGGACCGCTTCGGCCCGAAGGACACTCCGAGCGAGGCCGAACTGGCGCGCCGCATGGTTGGGCGCGAGGTGCTGCTCACCGTGGACCGCGAACCGGTGGAGCCGGGCGAGGTGGTGCTGGAGCTGGAGCAACTCTCCGGCGACGGGCTCCAGGGGGTGGACCTCACCGTACGCCAGGGCGAGATAGTGGCCGTAGCCGGCGTGGCCGGCAACGGGCAGAAGCCCCTCGTGGAGATCATAAGCGGTTTGCGGGAACCAAAAGGCGGCACTGTGCGGCTCATGAGCCGTACATGGAAGGAGTACTACGGCTCCCGCCGCCGCGCCCGGCCCGGTCCGGACACCCGGCCGGAAGGCCCGCTCGGCCGAGGCGCCTGGAAGGGCGCGCTCTCCTATATCCCCGAGGATCGCAAGGGCATCGCCACCATGCAGAACCTCAACCTTGTGGACAACGTCCTGCTCACCACGCGGCAGGG encodes the following:
- a CDS encoding BMP family ABC transporter substrate-binding protein — encoded protein: MLLTGPLAGNLRAEELKVGFIYVSPVGDAGWSYSHDLGRQAIEEMDGVTTSFVESVPEGPDAERVIANMARKNFGLVFTTSFGYMDPTLKVAKQNPDTVFMHCSGFKSAENMGNYFGRMYQARYLSGMVAGAMTKSNILGYVAAFPIPEVIRGINAFTLGVREMNPDAQVRVVWTKTWYDPAREKDAGKSLLDVGADVIAQHQDSPGPQEAAQEVGAYSVGYNTDMSGFAPKAHLTAPIWNWSVLYKDIVTQVQEGTWKSESLWWGMDKGIVDLAPYGPMVPEDVKAKVDEAKEAIIAGDLVVFSGPVKDQKGNVKIAEGEVPADEDLLGMTWFVEGVVGTVE
- a CDS encoding ABC transporter permease, with amino-acid sequence MLGFKPVRRRDPLPWGSFLVFAGALALCLAISELLLVLQGKPLFQGLYLLWDGGFAHGYSLEDTVIKAMPIYLCALGVAVSFRMQIWNIGAEGQFAMGAIGATWAALNFSGLPAWMLLPLMLCGAALTGGLWALFPALLRVRYGVNEIIVTLMGNYIAILVLDYLVYGPWKDPVSFGFPMTPEFTDAAIIGLLPGTRIHWGIAICLGVSFLLWVFLRRTRLGYELKASGEGVKPALYAHMPYAGLVMLVMTLCGVLAGWAGAMEASATVNRLQPSIMVGYGYTAVVVAWLARLRISSIAFYSFLLAGLRVGVENLQLELQVPAAFGGILEGSLLLTVLAGQFFEKYKLVPARGGKNA
- a CDS encoding ABC transporter permease, whose protein sequence is MSMVSQLLEATIQAGTPILYATLGEIVAERSGVLNLGVEGMMIVGALAGFAVSYTTGNPWLGVFAAGLAGMLLASVHGTVCLVFQGNQVVSGLALTIFGVGLANFLGAPLVGVTTAGFSNAPIPILESIPVLGRALFSHDVLVYISFALPLLLWLFLERTSLGLSLRSAGQNPEASAAVGLNPVAMRWLGTLTGGFLAGVGGAYLSLAATHMWTNSMTAGRGWIAVALVIFAFWRPGRAIFGAYLFGAAMSLQLRLQAMGANVPSSFLHMLPYALTVLVLVVSGVRGRGRAAPAALGVNIEPSE
- a CDS encoding ABC transporter ATP-binding protein; amino-acid sequence: MMPEPVANTLKNAGAEPPLVHLENISKSFGKVHANKDITLDIRPGRILALLGENGAGKSTLMSILAGKLHPDSGRILVNGRPATFDSPGAAIRAGIGMVYQHFMLVDAMTVAQNVLLGQSDKFFLSPKKMNEQVGALAKEYGLAVNPSARVANLSMGERQRVEILRLLHRKSEVLIFDEPTTVLTPAESDQLFEALRSMSALGKAVVFISHKLPEVLAIADEIAILRRGEIVDRFGPKDTPSEAELARRMVGREVLLTVDREPVEPGEVVLELEQLSGDGLQGVDLTVRQGEIVAVAGVAGNGQKPLVEIISGLREPKGGTVRLMSRTWKEYYGSRRRARPGPDTRPEGPLGRGAWKGALSYIPEDRKGIATMQNLNLVDNVLLTTRQGFSRWFFLSRGHAVAATENMVKEFDVRGGGPETRAGQLSGGNLQKLVLAREFYREPRIIVAEQPTQGLDVAATEEVWAQLLAVRERAGVLLVTNDLNESIQLADRIAVMYRGRFMDVLEGEEARDVDLLGQLMAGVDPRKS